One genomic window of Arthrobacter sp. KBS0703 includes the following:
- a CDS encoding nuclear transport factor 2 family protein, producing MGELEDFLTAMLDRQIAAEAALHNGDAEPRIALWSRADPVTLLGAMGMSDSGWDTVSRTFRWVASRFSHCTAYSFELLAAGASGDLAYTVGFERANLSVDGGPPQSTKLRVTHVYRREAGEWKIVHRHGDYVPVDEPAG from the coding sequence ATGGGCGAACTCGAGGATTTCCTGACCGCGATGCTGGACCGCCAGATAGCGGCGGAAGCGGCGCTTCACAACGGCGATGCGGAGCCGAGGATTGCCCTGTGGTCACGCGCCGACCCGGTCACATTGTTGGGTGCCATGGGGATGTCCGATTCGGGGTGGGACACGGTCAGCCGGACCTTCCGCTGGGTTGCCTCCCGGTTCTCCCACTGCACCGCCTACAGTTTCGAACTTCTTGCGGCGGGAGCCAGCGGGGATCTTGCGTATACGGTCGGTTTTGAACGAGCAAACCTGTCGGTCGACGGCGGCCCGCCCCAGTCCACCAAGCTTCGCGTCACCCATGTCTACCGCCGCGAAGCCGGGGAATGGAAGATCGTCCACCGCCACGGCGACTACGTTCCGGTTGATGAGCCCGCCGGCTGA
- a CDS encoding Wadjet anti-phage system protein JetD domain-containing protein encodes MAWIPRLAPSMPVAVPVLSKLLDFDDGTTSRSLLAGFVLAGNVVFPAVEGPTAAALGDKTLTYKNTGTVESSVRSGLTDTIDALSKRIARASESAVRLMADFRSKYVESVLMDEETLLSHRDAWATEPSPSTAALTRLTPGEAALYEGLGNDTYGSSVRLEQELIRWDWARRRLAKPV; translated from the coding sequence GTGGCGTGGATTCCCCGGCTCGCCCCGTCTATGCCGGTGGCCGTGCCCGTGCTGTCGAAACTCTTGGACTTCGACGACGGGACTACGTCACGCTCCCTGTTGGCGGGGTTCGTCCTGGCCGGGAACGTAGTATTTCCGGCCGTCGAAGGGCCCACCGCCGCCGCGCTCGGGGACAAGACACTGACCTACAAGAACACCGGCACGGTGGAAAGTTCGGTCCGCTCCGGGCTGACGGACACCATCGATGCCCTATCCAAGCGCATCGCCCGAGCCTCGGAAAGCGCCGTCCGGCTGATGGCGGACTTCCGCAGTAAGTACGTGGAGAGCGTGCTGATGGACGAAGAAACACTGCTGTCCCATCGCGATGCCTGGGCAACGGAGCCGTCACCATCTACGGCGGCCCTGACCAGGCTGACTCCTGGGGAAGCAGCGCTCTACGAAGGACTCGGGAACGACACCTATGGATCATCCGTCCGCCTGGAACAGGAGCTGATCCGCTGGGACTGGGCGCGAAGACGTCTTGCCAAGCCCGTTTGA
- a CDS encoding Hsp20/alpha crystallin family protein: MLMRTDPFRELDRLTQQVFGTTARPAAMPMDAWQENGHFVVAFDLPGVTADSVDLSVERNVLTVRAERRDPADPDVELIASERPRGVFNRQLILGDTLDTENVAASYDAGVLTLRIPVAEQAQPRKISIESKQDQSREIAS; this comes from the coding sequence ATGTTGATGCGGACGGACCCGTTCCGTGAGTTGGACCGGCTGACCCAGCAGGTCTTTGGAACAACTGCCCGGCCGGCGGCGATGCCGATGGATGCCTGGCAGGAAAACGGCCACTTCGTCGTAGCCTTTGACCTTCCCGGCGTCACTGCGGATTCCGTGGACCTGAGTGTGGAACGCAACGTGCTCACCGTCCGGGCGGAGCGTAGGGACCCCGCAGATCCCGACGTCGAGCTCATCGCTTCGGAACGGCCGCGCGGGGTCTTCAACCGGCAACTGATCCTGGGCGACACGCTGGACACGGAGAATGTCGCGGCGAGCTACGACGCGGGAGTCCTGACCCTTCGTATCCCCGTGGCTGAACAGGCTCAGCCACGCAAAATCTCGATCGAGAGCAAGCAGGACCAGTCCCGCGAGATCGCGAGCTAG
- a CDS encoding MerR family transcriptional regulator, with protein sequence MAGRAADAPQDRNRGVHAISVVAELIGTGQQNIRLYERKGLLTPERTSGGTRQYSESGLAVLRRIGELLEEGLNLAGIARVLELEAENARLTRKLQHPRSRPATQPPDTNR encoded by the coding sequence ATGGCAGGACGAGCGGCCGACGCACCGCAGGACCGGAACAGGGGTGTCCACGCCATCTCGGTGGTAGCAGAACTCATCGGAACCGGACAGCAAAACATCAGACTCTACGAACGTAAAGGTCTGCTGACGCCCGAGCGGACATCCGGGGGTACGCGGCAATACAGCGAATCCGGCCTCGCCGTTCTCCGCAGGATCGGCGAGTTGCTTGAAGAGGGCCTGAACCTCGCTGGCATTGCCAGGGTCCTGGAACTGGAGGCCGAGAACGCCAGGCTCACCCGCAAGCTGCAGCACCCACGCTCGAGGCCGGCCACTCAACCGCCCGACACGAATCGCTGA
- a CDS encoding alkaline phosphatase, translated as MTTFTRRQVLRSAGVAAVAGAVTSGSPAGAFAASQNGVFGHGIASGDPMPGSVLLWTRVTPTPESLPGSGAGPDVSVRWEVSTDAAFTKVVGRGTTSTGPGRDHTVKVIAGRLLPATNYWYRFTLGQEISPVGRTRTAPAAGAPVDRLKFGVVSCANWQAGYFSSYRHLAARGDLDAVLHLGDYLYEYGPGEYQSRGVVVRPHDPSHEMTQLAHYRRRHAQYKTDPDLQALHAAAPFIVTWDDHESANDAWKGGAENHTEGAEGAWSERFAAAHQAYAEWMPVRYEPGGQIYRRLDFGSLASLSMLDLRSYRDQQAANGADSSISSPVRTITGAAQMDWLLGSLKSTGPQWKLVGNPVMIAPVRVPSTLSTSELAGVQKLMGGTNISGVPYNVDQWDGYEADRNRVVRHLRDNAVKDTVFLTGDIHSGWACDIPADPSTYPATGDSVAAELVCTSVTSDNLDDILNVPPRTGSVAVENAIKAANPHVKYLDFDSHGYSVVDVTPAGVRMDWYVLAERTSASSGSTLSTSFNVQANTGKVTPTRGGLQ; from the coding sequence ATGACTACCTTTACTCGTCGTCAAGTACTGCGTTCAGCGGGGGTCGCCGCCGTGGCGGGAGCCGTGACTTCGGGCTCTCCGGCGGGCGCGTTTGCCGCCTCCCAGAACGGCGTCTTTGGCCACGGCATCGCCTCAGGAGATCCCATGCCGGGGAGCGTGCTGCTGTGGACCCGTGTGACGCCCACTCCGGAATCACTACCCGGCAGCGGTGCCGGCCCGGACGTTTCCGTCCGATGGGAAGTATCCACCGATGCCGCGTTTACGAAAGTGGTGGGCCGAGGTACTACTTCGACTGGCCCGGGCCGCGACCACACCGTCAAGGTCATTGCAGGCCGACTGCTTCCGGCCACGAACTACTGGTACCGGTTCACTCTCGGACAGGAGATTTCACCCGTGGGCCGCACCCGCACGGCACCGGCGGCAGGAGCCCCGGTTGACCGGCTGAAGTTTGGTGTGGTGTCCTGCGCCAACTGGCAGGCTGGCTATTTCTCCTCCTACCGCCACCTCGCCGCCCGAGGTGATCTCGACGCGGTGCTCCACCTCGGCGACTACCTCTATGAATACGGACCGGGCGAATACCAGTCACGCGGCGTGGTGGTCCGTCCCCACGACCCCTCGCACGAGATGACCCAACTGGCCCACTACCGCCGCCGCCACGCCCAGTACAAGACCGATCCCGACCTGCAGGCCCTGCACGCCGCCGCACCGTTCATCGTGACCTGGGACGACCATGAATCGGCCAACGACGCCTGGAAGGGCGGGGCCGAGAACCACACCGAGGGTGCCGAAGGGGCGTGGAGCGAGCGGTTTGCGGCGGCGCACCAGGCCTACGCCGAGTGGATGCCCGTGCGCTACGAACCGGGCGGCCAGATTTACCGCCGGCTGGACTTCGGTTCGCTGGCCAGCCTGTCCATGCTGGACCTGCGTTCCTACCGGGACCAACAGGCCGCCAACGGTGCAGACTCTTCGATCAGCAGCCCCGTCCGTACCATCACCGGCGCCGCCCAGATGGACTGGCTGCTGGGCAGCCTCAAATCCACAGGCCCCCAATGGAAGCTCGTGGGCAACCCCGTCATGATTGCCCCCGTCCGGGTGCCCTCGACCCTGAGCACCTCCGAACTGGCTGGCGTCCAGAAGCTGATGGGTGGCACCAACATCAGCGGAGTCCCTTACAACGTGGACCAGTGGGACGGCTACGAAGCAGACCGTAACCGCGTGGTCCGCCACCTGCGGGACAACGCCGTCAAGGACACCGTATTCCTCACCGGCGATATCCACTCCGGCTGGGCCTGCGACATCCCCGCGGATCCCTCCACCTACCCGGCCACCGGCGATTCCGTGGCCGCAGAGCTGGTATGCACCTCCGTCACGAGCGATAACCTCGACGATATCCTGAACGTTCCGCCCCGGACCGGATCCGTCGCGGTCGAGAACGCCATCAAGGCAGCAAACCCGCACGTGAAGTACCTGGACTTCGACTCGCACGGATACTCAGTCGTTGACGTGACCCCTGCCGGAGTCCGGATGGACTGGTATGTCCTGGCCGAACGCACCTCGGCCAGCTCCGGGTCCACGCTGTCCACGTCGTTCAATGTTCAAGCCAACACCGGCAAAGTCACGCCGACACGGGGAGGACTCCAGTGA
- a CDS encoding alkaline phosphatase family protein encodes MSRSPQQGAPASNRISTPGRRQFLQVAAAGGAAVVLSAAQGTAWAAPAAGRTRSYVLVVDGCRPDEITATLTPRLASLRADGRNFPAARSLPVMETIPNHVMMMTGVRPDRSGVPANSIFDKTEGVVRDLDRSTDLRFPTLLERVQERGLTTGSVLSKKYLYGIFGTRASYRWEPQPLLPVTGHAPDAATMDALLAMVSGPDPDFVFTNLGDIDRVGHSDVSGTTLRAAREAALADTDVQVGRFIDHLKSTGKWESSVVMVLADHSMDWSIPTNVISVDLILQSRPDLQNSIKIAQNGGADLLYWTGSEADRTAGLAAVEQLVRAHEGVLSVNRPADLRLGTEAGDLVAFCRAGWRFSDPYVASNPIPGNHGHPATEPIPFFISGGSPLVAKGTVSSEAARTADVAPTIGGIYGLKPPAGGYDGTARALH; translated from the coding sequence GTGAGCCGTTCACCGCAGCAGGGCGCGCCCGCAAGCAACAGAATTTCGACGCCGGGGCGCCGGCAGTTCCTGCAAGTCGCCGCTGCCGGAGGTGCCGCCGTCGTGCTGTCCGCCGCGCAGGGAACAGCGTGGGCCGCGCCGGCGGCGGGACGGACGCGCAGTTACGTGCTCGTGGTGGACGGCTGCCGGCCGGACGAGATCACAGCCACCTTGACTCCGCGGCTGGCCAGCCTCCGTGCGGACGGCAGGAACTTCCCGGCCGCACGTTCCCTGCCAGTGATGGAAACCATCCCTAACCACGTGATGATGATGACGGGCGTCCGCCCGGACCGCTCCGGCGTTCCTGCCAACTCGATCTTCGACAAGACCGAAGGCGTGGTCCGCGACCTTGACCGGTCCACGGACCTCCGCTTCCCTACCCTCCTGGAACGGGTGCAGGAGCGCGGGCTCACGACCGGATCTGTGCTCAGCAAGAAGTACCTTTACGGCATTTTCGGGACCCGCGCCAGCTACCGCTGGGAACCCCAGCCGCTGCTGCCAGTCACCGGGCACGCGCCCGACGCCGCCACGATGGACGCCCTGCTCGCGATGGTCAGCGGGCCGGACCCGGATTTCGTGTTCACCAACCTGGGCGACATTGACCGCGTAGGCCACTCCGACGTTTCCGGCACCACGCTGCGGGCAGCGCGTGAGGCTGCCCTTGCGGACACCGACGTGCAGGTGGGGCGCTTTATCGACCACCTCAAGAGCACCGGCAAGTGGGAGTCCAGCGTAGTTATGGTGCTCGCGGACCATTCCATGGACTGGTCCATTCCCACGAACGTCATTTCGGTCGACCTGATCCTGCAGTCCCGCCCGGATTTGCAGAACAGCATCAAAATCGCCCAGAACGGCGGTGCTGACCTGCTCTACTGGACCGGCTCCGAAGCAGACCGCACGGCTGGTTTGGCCGCCGTCGAACAGCTTGTAAGGGCCCATGAGGGCGTGCTGTCCGTCAACAGGCCGGCCGACCTCCGGCTGGGCACCGAGGCCGGAGACCTCGTAGCCTTCTGCCGCGCCGGCTGGCGCTTTTCCGACCCATACGTGGCCTCGAATCCGATTCCGGGTAACCACGGTCACCCCGCAACGGAGCCCATTCCCTTTTTCATCTCCGGCGGCAGCCCGCTGGTGGCGAAAGGGACGGTTTCGTCCGAAGCTGCCCGTACCGCCGACGTCGCGCCGACCATCGGCGGGATCTACGGCCTAAAGCCGCCTGCAGGCGGCTACGACGGAACCGCCCGGGCTCTGCACTAA
- the mgtA gene encoding magnesium-translocating P-type ATPase yields MAELNVRERSFHQLPITDAASLAAEQVVEQLASGPAGLSDKEAAVRLAELGPNAVRTHRANGWAVLGRQFASPILILLLITAGLSLFLGDATNSIVIGVILLVSVGLGFTNEFRAERASEALHSRVTHRAVVLRGGTTKDVDVTTLVPGDVVHLSLGAIIPADIRLLNTRNLLCDESILTGESLPATKDPAPVAAGAALGDLASCVFMGTVIQSGSCAGVVVATGGRAEFGRIALGLGERQPQTEFQLGLRRFSFLLLQVAIGLTTLIFIANLLLQRPLIESLLFSLAIAVGITPQLLPAVVSTSLATGTRQLARRKVLVKRLVCIEDLGDMDILVTDKTGTLTEGRVSFTAALPATPETSDAGLLTMGLLATEADYAEARSSSAGQNPLDAALWDSPGASGFDPARFERLDLVGFDHQRRRTTVLVREAGGTARLVTKGAPEDILALCGPTLPAVQAMLDEQFDAGSRVIAVASRPAPGQSTITPADERDLALAGFLIFLDRPKAKAKASLDQLAALGISVKIATGDNAKVAERVCADLSVRSGGTLTGADIDALSDDELAASARTATIFARVSPEQKARIISLLRQSGGSVGFMGDGVNDALALHKADIGVSVDSATDVAKDAADVVLLDKDLGVLAEGVMEGRRIFANTIKYVLMGTSSNFGNMFSAATASVVLSFLPMLPGQILLNNLLYDTGQLAIPGDRVDKEQLRAPSHWDIAFIRRFMVLFGPISSLFDFATFALMLFAFDAVPGEFRAGWFIESIATQTLIIFAIRTRRVPFLRSRPSASLIVASVGVVALGIFLPLSPLAGVLGFDPLPVPFFLALLAMAAVYLVLVEVAKQWFFSRAGQRLPSVPPVSYTHLDVYKRQPPHRPPRLPLQRAGPGTRGAARQCLLYTSRCV; encoded by the coding sequence ATGGCAGAGCTCAACGTCCGCGAGCGGAGTTTCCACCAGCTGCCCATCACCGACGCCGCAAGCCTTGCGGCCGAGCAGGTGGTTGAGCAGCTGGCCTCCGGGCCGGCAGGCCTGTCCGACAAGGAAGCAGCGGTGCGCCTTGCCGAGCTGGGACCCAACGCCGTCCGTACCCACCGCGCCAACGGCTGGGCAGTGCTGGGCCGGCAGTTCGCCAGCCCCATCCTTATCCTGCTGCTCATCACGGCCGGGCTGTCCCTGTTTCTGGGCGATGCCACCAACTCAATCGTGATCGGCGTGATCCTCCTGGTCAGCGTGGGGCTGGGCTTTACCAACGAGTTCCGCGCCGAACGAGCCTCTGAGGCCCTGCACTCCCGCGTCACCCACCGCGCCGTGGTGCTCCGCGGCGGAACCACCAAGGACGTGGACGTGACCACCCTCGTGCCCGGCGACGTCGTCCATCTGTCCCTGGGCGCCATCATCCCCGCCGACATCCGGCTCCTGAACACCAGGAACCTCCTGTGCGATGAAAGCATCCTGACGGGGGAATCCCTGCCGGCCACCAAGGACCCGGCGCCCGTGGCGGCCGGAGCCGCCCTGGGTGACCTCGCCTCCTGCGTCTTCATGGGCACCGTCATCCAGTCCGGCAGTTGCGCCGGTGTGGTGGTGGCCACCGGTGGCCGCGCCGAATTCGGCCGCATCGCCCTGGGACTGGGGGAACGGCAGCCGCAGACCGAATTCCAGCTCGGGCTCAGGCGGTTCTCGTTCCTGCTGCTGCAGGTGGCCATCGGGCTGACTACCCTGATCTTCATCGCCAACCTCCTGCTGCAGCGCCCGCTCATCGAATCGCTCCTCTTCTCCCTGGCCATCGCAGTGGGCATCACGCCGCAGCTGCTCCCCGCCGTCGTGAGCACCAGCCTGGCCACCGGCACCCGCCAGCTGGCCAGGCGGAAGGTCCTGGTCAAACGGCTGGTCTGCATCGAGGACCTGGGGGACATGGACATCCTGGTCACGGACAAGACCGGCACCCTGACAGAAGGGCGCGTCAGTTTCACGGCGGCCCTTCCGGCCACCCCGGAGACGTCCGACGCCGGCCTGCTCACCATGGGGCTGCTGGCCACCGAAGCGGACTACGCCGAAGCCAGATCCTCCTCGGCAGGTCAGAACCCGCTGGACGCGGCGCTTTGGGACAGCCCCGGGGCATCCGGCTTTGATCCGGCGCGCTTCGAGCGTCTGGACCTGGTGGGCTTCGACCACCAGCGACGGCGCACCACCGTACTGGTGCGGGAGGCCGGCGGCACCGCACGCCTGGTCACCAAGGGCGCCCCCGAGGACATTCTGGCCCTCTGCGGGCCCACCCTTCCTGCCGTGCAGGCCATGCTGGACGAACAGTTCGACGCCGGCTCCCGGGTAATCGCGGTGGCCTCCCGCCCCGCCCCGGGGCAGTCGACCATCACCCCGGCCGACGAGCGCGACCTCGCCCTGGCCGGCTTCCTCATCTTCCTGGACCGGCCCAAAGCCAAGGCCAAGGCGTCCCTGGACCAGCTGGCCGCACTGGGAATCTCGGTGAAAATCGCCACCGGCGACAACGCCAAAGTCGCGGAGAGAGTCTGCGCGGACCTCAGCGTGCGCTCCGGTGGGACCCTGACCGGTGCCGACATTGACGCGCTGTCCGACGACGAGCTCGCGGCCTCCGCCCGGACCGCAACCATCTTCGCGCGCGTTTCCCCGGAGCAGAAGGCACGCATCATCAGCCTGCTGCGCCAAAGCGGTGGGTCCGTCGGCTTCATGGGCGACGGCGTCAACGATGCCCTGGCCCTGCACAAAGCGGACATCGGCGTCTCTGTGGACAGCGCCACTGATGTTGCCAAGGACGCGGCCGACGTCGTCCTGCTGGACAAGGACTTGGGCGTTCTGGCCGAAGGTGTGATGGAGGGCCGGCGGATCTTCGCGAACACCATCAAGTACGTGCTGATGGGAACGTCCAGCAATTTCGGCAACATGTTCAGTGCGGCCACGGCCTCCGTGGTGCTGAGCTTCCTGCCCATGTTGCCGGGCCAGATCCTGCTCAACAACCTGCTCTACGACACCGGCCAGCTGGCCATTCCGGGCGACCGCGTGGACAAGGAACAGCTCCGGGCCCCTTCTCACTGGGACATTGCCTTCATCCGGCGGTTCATGGTCCTCTTCGGGCCCATCAGCTCGCTCTTCGACTTCGCCACGTTCGCCCTGATGCTGTTCGCATTTGACGCAGTCCCGGGGGAGTTCCGGGCCGGCTGGTTCATCGAATCCATCGCCACGCAGACCCTCATCATTTTCGCCATCCGAACCCGGCGGGTGCCGTTCCTGCGCAGCCGGCCTTCCGCCAGCCTGATCGTCGCTTCGGTGGGCGTGGTTGCCCTGGGCATCTTCCTGCCGCTTTCGCCGCTGGCGGGCGTGCTGGGGTTCGATCCCCTCCCGGTCCCGTTCTTCCTGGCCCTGCTGGCCATGGCGGCGGTGTACCTGGTCCTGGTGGAGGTCGCCAAGCAGTGGTTCTTCTCCAGGGCCGGGCAGCGACTCCCCAGTGTTCCCCCTGTCTCTTATACACATCTAGATGTGTATAAGAGACAGCCACCACATCGCCCGCCGCGCCTCCCGCTTCAGCGCGCCGGTCCGGGTACGCGCGGCGCCGCGCGGCAGTGTCTCTTATACACATCTAGATGTGTATAA
- a CDS encoding GntR family transcriptional regulator, which produces MLEDAARFLSQPVQAQPGSPLRVAVYSRIAEAIRNNLLTPGSMLPTETELGTDMKVSRTVVREALMLLEEDGLIRARRGVGRFVSDTLPRIGIERIRPFEEVLGGPGQHIEIKRVQRERQPASEFVAPGIGVEPGADCWLWESVLIRDGEAIAHLQENISAGPVSFASGSAAAATLELDDDGGTTLLAALYKRGGRVLGPGECQIGLSQVGPSRAKLLDLRASDPVLVLTQYVRHANRPFYLAKCLIPDRVGHLSVMQSLQS; this is translated from the coding sequence GTGCTCGAGGACGCCGCCAGGTTCCTGTCCCAGCCGGTGCAGGCCCAGCCCGGCTCACCGCTCCGGGTTGCCGTGTACTCCCGGATCGCCGAGGCCATCCGCAACAACCTGCTGACGCCGGGCTCGATGCTGCCCACGGAAACCGAGCTCGGCACGGACATGAAGGTCAGCCGCACCGTGGTCCGCGAAGCGCTCATGCTGCTCGAGGAGGACGGCCTCATCCGGGCCCGCCGCGGCGTCGGCCGGTTCGTCTCCGACACCCTCCCCCGCATCGGCATCGAGCGGATCCGCCCCTTCGAGGAAGTCCTCGGCGGCCCAGGGCAGCACATCGAGATCAAACGCGTCCAAAGGGAGCGGCAGCCCGCCTCCGAGTTCGTCGCCCCCGGCATCGGTGTCGAACCCGGCGCCGACTGCTGGCTCTGGGAGTCCGTCCTGATCCGCGACGGCGAGGCCATCGCCCACCTGCAGGAGAACATCTCCGCCGGGCCGGTCAGCTTCGCCAGCGGTTCCGCTGCCGCCGCCACGTTGGAGCTCGACGACGACGGCGGCACCACGCTGCTCGCGGCGCTCTACAAACGCGGTGGCCGGGTTCTGGGACCGGGCGAATGCCAGATTGGCCTGAGCCAGGTAGGGCCCAGCCGGGCCAAGCTCCTGGACCTGCGCGCATCGGATCCGGTCCTCGTGCTGACGCAGTACGTCAGGCACGCGAACCGGCCCTTCTACCTGGCGAAGTGCCTCATCCCGGACCGCGTCGGGCACCTCTCCGTGATGCAGTCCCTCCAGTCCTAG
- a CDS encoding S8 family serine peptidase has product MKRIVIASFAAVVIGCGAITFAAPSNAVAPSNALPSNAAAQPSHIAGHIMVNFRDKGAAAGVLRQHGLSAGPSIGSTGAQLIKVPAGKELQLIDALSRNPAVDYAEPDELATASTADEYFPRQYALQNNGQSFTNTAGTLSVAGGTVDADVDAVEAWNVTTGSGIKVAVLDSGVASDNPDINPKVVLRANFSSSATNEDNYGHGTHVAGIVAASHNTVGVAGVCPGCTILAGKVLNDTGVGSSSTLANGINWAVNNGAKVINMSLGVRASRTLETAVNNAWSNGVVLVAAAGNGSNQTKIYPGAYPNVIAVAATDNTDAKASFSTYGASWVDIAAPGVNVYSTFPNHTFVLGTQNNRSFGYDVGNGTSMSSPIVAATAALAWSSHPGATNTSVRANVESTADPISGTGTYWAHGRVNADRAVR; this is encoded by the coding sequence ATGAAGAGAATCGTTATAGCTAGTTTCGCGGCGGTAGTCATAGGCTGTGGCGCAATCACGTTCGCTGCCCCGAGCAACGCCGTAGCCCCAAGCAACGCACTCCCGAGCAATGCGGCGGCCCAGCCGTCACACATTGCGGGGCACATCATGGTGAACTTCCGCGACAAAGGCGCGGCAGCCGGCGTACTGCGCCAGCATGGCCTCAGTGCGGGCCCCAGTATCGGCAGCACCGGCGCTCAGCTCATCAAAGTGCCGGCCGGCAAAGAGCTTCAACTCATCGACGCCCTAAGCCGGAACCCGGCTGTCGACTACGCCGAGCCGGACGAGCTCGCTACTGCCTCTACAGCGGACGAGTATTTCCCCCGCCAGTACGCCCTGCAAAACAATGGCCAGTCATTTACCAACACTGCCGGCACCTTATCTGTAGCAGGGGGCACGGTGGACGCTGATGTGGACGCCGTCGAAGCGTGGAACGTCACGACAGGTAGCGGCATCAAAGTCGCCGTTCTTGATTCGGGTGTTGCCAGCGACAACCCCGACATCAACCCGAAGGTTGTACTACGGGCCAATTTCAGTAGTTCGGCAACCAATGAAGACAATTACGGCCACGGCACCCACGTGGCCGGTATCGTCGCGGCCAGTCACAATACCGTTGGTGTGGCCGGTGTATGCCCGGGCTGCACGATTCTGGCTGGAAAGGTGCTGAACGACACCGGTGTTGGATCCAGCTCAACCCTTGCAAACGGGATCAACTGGGCCGTCAATAACGGTGCGAAGGTTATCAATATGAGCCTCGGAGTGCGGGCGTCACGCACACTCGAAACTGCCGTCAATAACGCCTGGAGTAATGGTGTGGTGCTCGTTGCCGCGGCAGGCAACGGCAGTAACCAGACCAAAATCTACCCCGGCGCATACCCCAACGTCATTGCCGTCGCCGCTACCGACAACACCGACGCCAAAGCATCGTTCTCGACCTACGGTGCCAGCTGGGTGGACATCGCAGCACCCGGAGTCAACGTCTACTCAACCTTCCCGAACCACACGTTCGTCCTCGGGACGCAGAACAACCGCTCTTTCGGTTACGACGTCGGCAACGGGACCTCGATGTCCTCACCGATCGTCGCCGCCACGGCCGCGCTTGCCTGGAGCTCCCACCCCGGCGCAACGAACACGTCAGTCCGCGCAAACGTCGAATCAACCGCAGACCCCATTTCCGGCACTGGTACCTACTGGGCCCACGGCCGCGTAAACGCAGACAGAGCCGTCCGGTAG
- a CDS encoding triacylglycerol lipase yields MSLLTRALSVTAAAALALSLAAAPAQAGLVEISPPGANDWSCKPTAAHPYPVILVPGTFESMEKNWSTLSPHLKSAGYCVFALNYGETNGVYATAPVAKSAQELAPFVDAVRSATGAKKVDLVGHSQGGMMPRYYMGFLGGAKYVHHLIGIAPSNHGTEGVIVPSPGVVPDPNYTGLGCAACADQQAGSAFMQKLNSIGDTVAGPSYTVVSTVHDEVVVPYNSQFLNGPARQVTNITIQDKCPADVFEHDQTPNDPVVHQIVAHALGNASGPADPAYQPRCL; encoded by the coding sequence ATGTCGCTGCTCACCAGAGCCCTGTCCGTTACCGCTGCCGCCGCCCTTGCCTTGTCCCTGGCTGCGGCTCCAGCCCAAGCAGGCCTCGTTGAGATTTCCCCGCCGGGAGCCAACGACTGGTCCTGCAAACCAACGGCCGCGCATCCCTATCCGGTCATCCTGGTGCCGGGCACCTTCGAGAGCATGGAGAAGAACTGGTCCACCCTGTCGCCCCACCTCAAGAGCGCCGGGTACTGCGTCTTCGCCCTCAACTACGGCGAGACGAACGGAGTGTATGCCACCGCCCCGGTGGCCAAGTCTGCGCAGGAACTGGCGCCATTCGTGGATGCGGTCCGCAGCGCCACTGGCGCCAAGAAGGTGGACCTCGTGGGCCACAGCCAAGGCGGCATGATGCCCCGCTACTACATGGGCTTTCTCGGCGGCGCCAAGTATGTTCATCACCTCATTGGTATCGCACCCTCCAACCACGGCACCGAAGGTGTGATCGTCCCGTCGCCGGGCGTTGTCCCGGATCCGAACTACACCGGCCTGGGCTGTGCCGCCTGCGCCGACCAGCAGGCAGGGTCGGCTTTCATGCAGAAGCTCAACTCCATCGGGGACACTGTTGCGGGGCCCTCCTACACCGTCGTCTCCACGGTCCACGACGAAGTGGTGGTCCCCTACAACAGCCAGTTCCTTAACGGCCCCGCGCGGCAGGTCACCAACATCACCATCCAGGACAAGTGCCCGGCCGATGTCTTCGAACACGACCAGACGCCGAACGACCCCGTGGTGCACCAGATTGTGGCCCACGCGCTAGGTAATGCGTCCGGTCCCGCTGATCCGGCCTACCAGCCCAGGTGCCTTTAA